One Pochonia chlamydosporia 170 chromosome 5, whole genome shotgun sequence DNA segment encodes these proteins:
- a CDS encoding fatty-acid amide hydrolase (similar to Aspergillus clavatus NRRL 1 XP_001272500.1) gives MTSASLIAVNGVKGTKGSASTKASNGTNGTNGTHGTHGTNGSSSWEQIGARKRQELLASIPEEWRIPTHLLPAETEDDVTSWPETCGWFTPEELAITNSSASELVPQLVSGQLSSETVTRAFCKRAAAAHQLTNCLSETCFDRAIKAAKERDLHLKQTGKPVGPLHGLPISLKDNFNLQGLDATVGFVSHVGDAAKADSTLAQLLETAGAVFYVKTNTPTAMMIAESVNNVFGRTVNPLNRKTTSGGSSGGESALLTMKGSPLGVGSDIGGSLRIPAACTGIFTLRPSSGRFPVRNTRSGMPGQEAVQSVNGPMARTLDDITMYTENVVNGQPWLLDPRCLPIPWRDVQLPNKLKIAVMWHDNMVRPTPPVTRALRDVVSKLKAAGHDVVEWDPVDQKEGLTLLGRMFVADGGTAIRKQLERTGEPWRPEMEQYRIAKELSTYEMWNLQLERVDFQNRYLDRWNKAGIDAILCPTIPFNTVKNGTFKHVGYTGVYNVLDYSCLSFPTGMTVDKNLDIIEERYQPLGSDCEAINADYDAETMHGLPISLQLVARRLEEEKVLAMGRKVLDVLGS, from the exons aTGACGTCAGCTTCCTTGATCGCCGTAAATGGTGTAAAAGGGACAAAGGGCTCAGCCAGCACAAAGGCTTCAAATGGTACAAATGGTACAAATGGCACACATGGCACACATGGCACAAATGGCAGCTCCTCCTGGGAGCAAATAGGCGCCAGGAAGCGACAGGAGCTCTTGGCCTCTATCCCAGAAGAATGGCGCATCCCGACACACCTACTACCTGCTGAGACTGAAGACGACGTGACTTCGTGGCCTGAGACGTGCGGATGGTTCACTCCTGAGGAActggccatcaccaactcatCTGCCTCCGAGTTGGTTCCTCAGCTCGTCTCTGGTCAGTTGTCCTCCGAGACAGTCACGAGAGCGTTCTGCAAGAGAGCCGCTGCTGCTCATCAATTG ACAAACTGCCTGTCCGAAACCTGCTTTGACCGCGCCATCAAGGCCGCAAAGGAGAGGGACCTGCACCTCAAGCAGACTGGCAAGCCCGTCGGTCCCTTGCATGGACTGCCCATCTCGCTCAAGGACAACTTCAACCTGCAGGGTCTGGATGCGACTGTTGGCTTCGTCTCTCACGTTGGCGACGCAGCCAAGGCGGATTCCACCCTGGCACAGCTCCTGGAAACTGCCGGTGCTGTCTTTTACGTCAAGACCAACACACCAACTGCCATGATGATTGCAGAGAGTGTGAACAACGTCTTCGGCCGCACCGTCAACCCCCTCAACAGAAAGACCACCAGCGGAGGTAGCTCCGGGGGTGAGTCGGCGCTACTCACCATGAAGGGAAGCCCGCTGGGCGTTGGTTCTGACATTGGAGGCTCGCTCCGGATTCCCGCCGCTTGCACGGGCATCTTCACACTCCGTCCATCCTCTGGACGCTTCCCCGTGAGGAACACCAGGTCCGGCATGCCGGGACAGGAAGCCGTGCAGTCGGTGAACGGGCCAATGGCACGCACTCTCGACGATATTACCATGTACACAGAGAACGTGGTGAATGGTCAACCGTGGCTTCTGGACCCACGATGTTTGCCTATTCCTTGGAGGGACGTGCAGCTGCCCAACAAGTTGAAGATTGCAGTGATGTGGCATGACAACATGGTCCGTCCCACCCCGCCGGTGACCCGTGCTCTTCGCGATGTCGTGtccaagctcaaggctgccGGGCACGATGTCGTTGAATGGGACCCTGTTGATCAGAAGGAAGGCCTCACCTTGCTGGGCCGAATGTTTGTGGCGGATGGAGGCACCGCCATCCGAAAGCAGTTGGAACGAACTGGTGAACCGTGGAGACCCGAGATGGAACAGTACAGGATCGCAAAGGAGCTGTCTACATATGAAATGTGGAACTTGCAACTGGAAAGAGTCGACTTTCAGAATCGCTACCTGGACCGCTGGAACAAGGCCGGCATTGATGCCATCTTGTGCCCTACGATTCCCTTCAACACTGTCAAGAATGGAACCTTTAAGCATG TTGGCTACACGGGTGTTTACAATGTGCTCGACTACTCCTGTCTTTCGTTCCCAACTGGAATGACTGTGGATAAAAATCTTGACATTATTGAGGAAAGGTATCAGCCACTGGGCTCGGACTGCGAGGCGATCAATGCGGACT ATGATGCTGAGACTATGCACGGTCTGCCGATTAGTCTTCAGCTAGTAGCGCGAAGGTTAGAGGAGGAAAAGGTCCTGGCCATGGGCAGGAAGGTCTTGGATGTGCTGGGCTCTTAG
- a CDS encoding NAD(P)-binding domain (similar to Cordyceps militaris CM01 XP_006667893.1): MVQLQDIKASNARLASTLPGLVAVFVGATSGIGEFTLKELARHARSPRVYFTGRSQEAGDRIAAECSALNPDGIFTFIKADTSLLRNVDAVCCDIKTKEECINLLFLSAGTLVQGEYTAEGLDLDLALKYYCRTRFISNLLPLLKKATSLRRVVSVAAGTKEGPVDRSDLSAAKNLGMLARRAHFTTFITLSHTIFAEKAPEVSFVHDYPGAVKSGIFRGNTGVAMLLVRAALKVIGPFVYIPSEESGQRHVYLSTSAAFPAAAESRNTGTARGLPLAANGHVARGIDGNKGSGVYSVDQNCESAGQAVEELLANLKNDGVRDEIWEHTQKVFDGITEARKV; the protein is encoded by the exons ATGGTTCAACTGCAGGATATCAAAGCCTCCAATGCTCGACTAGCCTCTACCCTCCCTGGCCTGGTTGCCGTCTTTGTTGGTGCGACGAGCGGCATTGGGGAGTTCACGCTCAAAGAGTTGGCACGTCATGCACGCTCGCCGCGTGTATATTTTACTGGCCGCTCACAAGAAGCCGGCGACCGCATTGCAGCTGAGTGCAGCGCGTTAAACCCCGATGGAATATTCACGTTTATCAAGGCAGATACGAGCCTTCTTCGTAACGTGGATGCCGTGTGTTGCGATATCAAGACCAAGGAAGAGTGTATCAACCTGCTTTTTCTGAGTGCAGGAACGCTCGTCCAAGGCGAAT ACACGGCAGAAGGGCTCGACTTGGATCTTGCCTTGAAATACTACTGCCGCACACGCTTCATTTCCAATCTGCTCCCTCTCCTGAAAAAGGCAACGTCTCTCCGCCGAGTGGTCTCTGTCGCTGCCGGCACGAAAGAAGGACCTGTTGACCGATCCGATctctctgctgccaagaatTTGGGCATGCTCGCTCGTCGAGCTCATTTCACCACCTTCATTACCCTGTCACATACCATCTTTGCTGAGAAAGCACCAGAAGTCTCTTTTGTGCATGACTATCCCGGTGCCGTCAAATCTGGTATATTTCGTGGCAACACAGGTGTAGCCATGTTGCTAGTTAGAGCGGCCCTCAAAGTTATCGGCCCCTTCGTTTACATTCCCTCTGAAGAGTCCGGCCAACGCCATGTATACCTCTCCACAAGCGCTGCATTtcctgcagcagcagagaGTAGAAACACTGGTACAGCACGTGGCCTTCCATTGGCAGCTAATGGACATGTTGCAAGAGGGATTGATGGCAACAAGGGCAGCGGTGTTTACTCAGTTGATCAAAACTGTGAGAGTGCGGGACAGGCTGTCGAGGAACTGCTTGCTAATCTGAAGAATGATGGAGTGCGCGACGAAATTTGGGAGCATACACAGAAGGTTTTTGATGGAATCACTGAGGCTAGAAAAGTCTAG
- a CDS encoding cytochrome P450 (similar to Talaromyces marneffei ATCC 18224 XP_002149867.1), whose translation MAGVESYTIFSSVLGAVVILISVLSVYWKRPKAFNVPTVGLDEADSSTLKLRYVQEADAILREGYRKFKDSIFQVLTPDGPRLFLPRKYAVDLKPYNRRQASGMKALADRLIGHYTTIDHESDVMLGAIKIDLNRNLGNFVEDVQQEVDWCFNTIFPPCEDWTPIDLQEKLNRVVAQASARIFVGLPLCRSEDWLESSVKFATDVMVGAERLKLWHPWLRPIAQFFVPEINRIKGDHKHAHDLLLPELARRDAEAEMSTKRPYYDTIEWMQKRAKKIGETSFDSKELAKIQMLTATAAIHTTRLAITHTLLDLAARPEYLEPLRQEIREVTKDRQGLLQKQDLTHLKKLDSFMKESMRHSPASVATFQRKALVPIELSNGFNIPSGTIVQCNTNIFDESPAEWGDPNEFDGFRFYKLRSTPEAANKYQFASTSYDSMQFGFGNDACPGRFFASNQIKIILVHILQNYDIKLKEGTGRPRNIMFEVNVLADPTVPVLFKKLV comes from the exons ATGGCGGGCGTGGAGTCATATACAATATTTTCATCGGTGTTGGGTGCTGTTGTGATACTGATCTCGGTCTTGTCGGTATACTGGAAGAGACCAAAAGCTTTTAATGTTCCCACTGTTGGCTTGGACGAAGCAGACAGTAGCACTCTAAAACTACGATATGTACAAGAAGCTGATGCCATATTACGTGAAGGGTATCGAAAG TTCAAGGACAGTATATTCCAGGTCTTGACACCCGATGGACCAAGACTATTTCTGCCCAGGAAGTATGCCGTCGACCTCAAACCGTACAATCGTCGCCAAGCCAGTGGCATGAAGGCATTGGCCGAT CGGCTTATCGGTCACTACACCACCATAGATCATGAGAGTGACGTAATGCTGGGAGCTATCAAGATTGACTTGAACCGAAACTTGGGCAATTTCGTTGAGGATGTTCAACAAGAGGTAGATTGGTGTTTTAACACCATCTTTCCGCCATGCGAAG ACTGGACACCAATTGACCTCCAAGAAAAGCTGAATCGAGTTGTTGCACAAGCTTCAGCTCGCATCTTTGTTGGACTCCCTCTTTGCCGAAGTGAAGACTGGCTAGAGAGTAGCGTCAAATTCGCCACAGACGTTATGGTAGGAGCTGAGAGGCTCAAGCTCTGGCACCCTTGGCTTCGTCCAATTGCGCAATTCTTCGTCCCAGAAATAAATCGCATCAAAGGTGACCACAAGCACGCCCATGACCTGCTGCTACCCGAGCTGGCAAGGCGTGATGCGGAAGCAGAAATGTCTACAAAGCGCCCATACTACGACACCATCGAATGGATGCAGAagagggcgaagaagattGGGGAGACATCGTTCGACTCTAAAGAACTTGCCAAGATACAAATGCTGACAGCTACTGCGGCCATCCACACAACAAGACTTGCCATCACTCATACATTGCTGGATTtggcagccaggccagaaTATCTAGAGCCACTTCGACAGGAAATCAGGGAAGTGACCAAGGACCGCCAAGGGCTTCTCCAAAAGCAAGACCTCACACATCTCAAGAAGTTGGACAGCTTTATGAAAGAGTCGATGCGGCACAGTCCTGCATCCGTCG CCACATTCCAGCGAAAAGCGTTGGTTCCTATTGAGCTTTCTAACGGGTTTAACATCCCGTCAGGGACCATTGTGCAATGCAATACCAACATTTTCGACGAGTCGCCTGCGGAATGGGGTGATCCAAACGAGTTTGACGGTTTTCGCTTTTACAAGTTGCGTAGCACACCAGAGGCGGCAAACAAATACCAGTTCGCGAGCACCAGTTACGACAGCATGCAATTCGGATTTGGTAACGATGCTTGCCCTGGCCGATTCTTTGCCAGCAATCAGATCAAGATCATTCTTGTGCATATTTTGCAAAACTACGATATCAAGCTCAAAGAAGGGACCGGTCGACCAAGGAACATCATGTTCGAGGTCAACGTCTTGGCCGACCCTACCGTTCCGGTGctgttcaagaagctcgTGTAG
- a CDS encoding glycosyltransferase (similar to Trichoderma reesei QM6a XP_006969401.1), with the protein MVPSAVDQCENRVPVGLKLIPSDKLDVRSDEKIAAWLQQRHPVTSDKNVWAFWNKGYSQMPPWVQRNVINWVRRLGSDWTVHLLDLVPGSETNVYHYLDKQFFPNAFNDNTMDGPHVGAHQGDIVRLPLLWKYGGVWMDVGTFLFRHVEDICWKLIEDPESPYEMSGFTIELRPECDSMLNGFIAAKRNNPFIKRWLDIYLALWTGATNSHDFHKHPLLKHLPLLCPAVDKMNCPNLNVMMENFSDYLSQTMCYERLRKLIDPADGFNGPEYFSKHMFLTPALQETFYFQQVTGWSGTRQFELLTTQRSGEGVVKDDKWQDAEDFVHKALANTSTMKLSHGPAGALESFLADLWDSKEHCDADNVEGTFAAYLRYGSVHFDQTRELVPIKYELTKEEVLHCGILDPKAA; encoded by the coding sequence ATGGTGCCTTCAGCAGTGGATCAATGCGAAAATCGGGTGCCCGTTGGTCTCAAACTCATCCCGTCTGATAAGCTGGACGTCCGTTCAGACGAGAAGATTGCAGCGTGGcttcaacaaagacaccCCGTCACTTCAGATAAAAACGTTTGGGCATTCTGGAACAAGGGGTATAGTCAGATGCCCCCTTGGGTTCAGCGCAATGTGATTAATTGGGTTCGACGTCTCGGCTCTGACTGGACAGTCCACCTCCTCGACCTTGTCCCAGGCTCCGAGACAAATGTTTATCATTATCTGGATAAGCAGTTCTTTCCAAACGCCTTTAATGATAACACCATGGATGGACCGCATGTTGGTGCACATCAAGGAGACATTGTCCGACTTCCTCTGCTGTGGAAATATGGTGGCGTATGGATGGATGTAGGAACATTTCTCTTTCGCCACGTTGAAGACATCTGCTGGAAACTGATTGAAGATCCCGAGTCGCCTTATGAAATGTCCGGCTTTACCATCGAACTGCGTCCGGAATGCGATTCCATGTTGAATGGATTTATTGCTGCCAAGCGCAACAATCCATTTATAAAACGTTGGCTTGATATCTATCTTGCGCTCTGGACAGGCGCGACCAACTCTCATGACTTCCACAAGCACCCCCTCCTCAAGCATTTACCTCTTCTCTGTCCCGCAGTAGACAAGATGAACTGCCCTAATCTCAACGTTATGATGGAGAACTTCAGCGATTATCTGTCACAAACCATGTGTTACGAACGACTGCGCAAGCTGATTGACCCAGCAGATGGGTTCAATGGACCAGAGTATTTTTCCAAGCACATGTTTCTCACCCCAGCACTACAGGAGACGTTTTATTTTCAGCAGGTAACgggttggtctggtactcGACAGTTTGAGCTACTGACAACTCAGCGATCGGGCGAGGGTGTGGTGAAGGACGATAAGTGGCAGGATGCTGAGGACTTTGTGCATAAGGCATTGGCCAACACATCTACGATGAAGTTATCTCATGGACCTGCTGGCGCTCTTGAGTCGTTTCTGGCAGATCTATGGGACTCCAAAGAGCATTGCGATGCGGACAACGTAGAGGGTACTTTTGCAGCATACTTGAGATATGGAAGTGTACACTTTGACCAAACTAGAGAGTTGGTGCCTATCAAGTATGAACTCACTAAAGAGGAAGTGCTACATTGTGGTATTTTGGATCCCAAGGCAGCCTAG
- a CDS encoding terpene synthase (similar to Trichoderma reesei QM6a XP_006969402.1), whose protein sequence is MAQVQTAPFFVHDLPLKGTGNGFQDAQADQSIPKILEMTIDRQKVVARALNQKITIPDILSLMPAWPSEFQPDIDEINIEIDDWLKTVNVAEKKKSKHRARGNYTLLTAVYYPHCKKEKMLVLSKFLYWIFFWDDEIDTGGELTHDREGTLQCCAETNKCIDDCLGPNPNFKPPPHSRGTVEMFYPILQELRAGLGPVSTERLRLELHDYVNGAANQQRVREMDHLPNPWDHLQMRADDVGVIPSITQNEFAMEFELPEHVRRHEAMEVIILECTKLTILLNEILSLQKEFRVSQLENLCLLFMNTYDLSVHEAIDKVLELIREHYQLCLAAEARLPWSKDDEKLNEDIREYIRGCQRLATGTACWSYRCERYFKLSQVNEKQEVVLDLCFE, encoded by the exons ATGGCACAGGTACAGACCGCACCGTTCTTTGTGCATGATCTGCCATTGAAGGGGACCGGAAATGGCTTTCAAGATGCCCAGGCAGATCAAAGTATACCGAAGATTCTCGAGATGACTATCGATCGACAGAAAGTGGTTGCTAGAGCTCTTAATCAAAAGATCACTATCCCGGATATTCTCAGCTTGATGCCGGCCTGGCCAAGCGAGTTTCAGCCAGATATTGATGAGATCAATATCGAGATTGACGACTGGCTGAAGAC AGTTAATGTtgcggaaaagaaaaagtcaAAGCACCGAGCAAGGGGAAATTATACCCTCCTCACTGCTGTGTACTATCCCCACTGCAAGAAAGAGAAGATGCTTGTGCTATCTAAGTTCCTGTACTGG ATCTTTTTCTGGGATGACG AAATCGACACTGGTGGCGAGCTCACTCATGATAGAGAGGGCACTCTGCAGTGTTGTGCTGAGACAAACAAATGCATTGATGATTGCCTAGGACCCAACCCCAACTTTAAACCACCACCTCACTCGCGGGGCACTGTTGAGATGTTTTATCCTATCCTTCAAGAACTTCGTGCTGGACTTGGCCCCGTCTCAACGGAGCGCTTGCGACTGGAGCTCCATGACTACGTGAATGGCGCAGCTAATCAACAGCGTGTGAGGGAGATGGACCATCTACCCAACCCATGGGACCATCTGCAGATGAGAGCCGACGATGTGGGTGTGATTCCGAGCATTACGCAAAACGAATTTGCTATGGAGTTTGAACTGCCCGAACATGTCCGGAGACACGAGGCAATGGAAGTTATCATCCTCGAATGCACGAAACTCACTATCCTTCTGAATGAGATCCTGTCCCTGCAAAAAGAATTT CGCGTTTCACAACTTGAGAACCTGTGCTTACTATTCATGAACACCTACGATCTTTCGGTGCATGAAGCGATTGACAAAGTGCTGGAACTTATTAGAGAGCACTACCAGCTATGTCTCGCGGCTGAGGCTAGGCTCCCATGGAGCAAGGACGATGAAAAACTCAATGAGGACATTCGCGAGTATATTCGAGGTTGCCAACGACTGGCTACTGGTACGGCGTGTTGGAG CTATCGTTGTGAGAGATATTTTAAACTGAGTCAAGTAAACGAGAAGCAGGAAGTTGTTCTGGATTTGTGTTTCGAATGA
- a CDS encoding peroxisomal copper amine oxidase (similar to Aspergillus terreus NIH2624 XP_001216723.1), with amino-acid sequence MAPTQHPLDPLSATEIQNVISIVRKTHKNVNFHVVSLHEPRKAGMTKWLAERSNATKPPRVADVSVIAPGGKVGDGLVDLGKSQIVQWEWVNGRQPIITVEELQRVEQVIRTDSSVIKQCEISGIARDEMHKVYCDPWTIGYDERFGSNVRLQQALMYFRPNIDDCQYQYPLDFCPIYDSDKDKIIHIDIPKTRRPLRREATINYYPADINAKGGYRTDLKPLEITQPEGPSFKLNGREMEWQNWRFHIGFNYREGIVLSDIRYNDKGTERPIFYRMSLVEMVVPYGNPDRPHQRKHAFDLGEYGAGYMTNSLRLGCDCKGYIRYLDAEFPTRDGNIRHIKNAICIHEEDNGILFKHTDFRDESGIVTRARKLIIQQVFTAANYEYAIQWIFHQDGTIQPEIKLTGILNTYSINPGEDTDGWGTEVYPGVNAHNHQHLFCLRINANVDGPRNTVFMTDAVASDEPVGSPMNPYGNAFYAKKTKLATTGQAMTDYDGATVRSWDICNTSKIHPFSKKPASYKLVSREVPRLLPKPGSLVWKRAGFARHAVHVTKYRDDQFWPAGRHVPQTSGETDVGLTEWIGDGSESIDNEDIVLWHTFGVVHFPSPEDFPIMPVEPMTLLLRPRNFFSNNPVMDVPPQRATTASQILNTTNNQMGSPKL; translated from the exons ATGGCGCCGACACAGCATCCTTTAGACCCCCTCTCAGCGACGGAAATACAGAATGTCATTTCCATTGTGAGAAAGACACACAAAAATGTAAACTTCCATGTTGTCTCCCTCCATGAGCCTCGCAAAGCGGGCATGACGAAATGGCTGGCGGAACGATCCAATGCAACTAAACCACCTCGTGTTGCTGACGTCTCAGTCATTGCACCTGGCGGCAAAGTTGGCGATGGTCTAGTCGACCTTGGGAAGAGCCAAATTGTTCAGTGGGAATGGGTCAATGGCAGACAACCAATT ATTACCGTGGAGGAGTTGCAGAGAGTTGAGCAAGTCATTCGCACTGATTCCAGTGTCATCAAACAATGCGAAATCAGTGGCATCGCCAGAGATGAAATGCACAAAGTCTATTGCGACCCTTGGACCATTGGCTACGATGAACGCTTCGGCAGCAATGTTCGCCTCCAACAAGCGCTCATGTACTTCAGGCCAAACATCGATGACTGCCAGTATCAGTATCCATTGGACTTTTGTCCTATTTACGATAGTGACAAGGATAAAATTATTCACATCGATATTCCAAAGACGCGACGTCCTCTGAGAAGGGAAGCGACAATAAATTACTATCCAGCTGACATCAATGCCAAGGGTGGTTATCGCACTGACTTGAAACCGCTGGAAATCACTCAACCTGAAGGTCCGTCGTTTAAGCTGAACGGCAGAGAGATGGAGTGGCAGAATTGGAGATTCCACATCGGATTCAATTACCGAGAAGGTATCGTTCTCAGTGACATACGATACAACGACAAAGGCACTGAACGTCCAATTTTCTACCGAATGTCCCTGGTGGAAATGGTTGTACCTTA TGGCAATCCTGATCGCCCTCATCAGAGAAAGCATGCCTTTGATCTTGGTGAGTATGGTGCTGGGTACATGACCAACAGCCTCAGACTTGGCTGTGACTGTAAAGGATACATTCGTTACCTAGACGCGGAGTTTCCCACCAGAGACGGCAACATCAGGCACATCAAGAAtgccatctgcatccatgAAGAGGATAATGGCATTCTGTTTAAGCACACCGACTTTAGAGATGAGTCAGGCATCGTCACTAGGGCTCGCAAGCTCATTATTCAGCAAGTTTTTACCGCAGCCAACTACGAGTATGCTATCCAA TGGATTTTCCAT CAAGATGGTACCATTCAGCCAGAAATTAAGCTGACGGGCATCTTGAACACGTATTCGATCAATCCTGGTGAAGACACCGATGGATGGGGCACTGAGGTGTATCCCG GCGTCAATGCACATAACCATCAACACCTGTTTTGCCTCCGAATCAACGCAAATGTGGACGGACCACGGAATACTGTCTTCATGACTGACGCTGTCGCCTCTGATGAGCCTGTTGGAAGCCCTATGAACCCATATGGCAATGCATTTTATGCCAAAAAGACAAAGCTGGCTACCACTGGACAAGCAATGACCGACTACGACGGCGCGACAGTCAGATCCTGGGACATTTGCAACACCAGCAAGATCCATCCATTCAGCAAaaagccagccagctacAAACTTGTGAGCCGTGAGGTTCCTCGTCTGCTACCGAAACCAGGCTCGCTCGTGTGGAAACGAGCTGGGTTTGCCCGGCATGCAGTTCACGTCACCAAGT ACCGTGACGATCAATTCTGGCCCGCCGGCAGACACGTTCCACAAACCTCTGGTGAGACTGACGTCGGTCTCACCGAGTGGATTGGCGACGGCTCAGAGAGCATTGACAACGAGGATATTGTCTTGTGGCACACTTTTGGAGTCGTGCATTTCCCTTCCCCAGAAGATTTCCCCATCATGCCGGTGGAACCTATGacattgctgctgcggccACGCAACTTCTTTAGCAATAACCCGGTCATGGATGTACCACCGCAACGAGCCACCACAGCGAGTCAAATTTTGAACACTACAAACAACCAGATGGGCTCACCCAAGCTGTAA
- a CDS encoding ethanolamine utilization protein (similar to Metarhizium robertsii ARSEF 23 XP_007825798.1): MGSNSPSFQFYPQAQSKFQIPLLASDNAFLGDVFSSEQTSDTPISSGFFRLKKGEPLTYTYKYDEMKIFLEGDYTITDAGGQTTTARPGDVVFFPKGATITFTTSDHGLAFYVGQRKKNDF; this comes from the coding sequence ATGGGTTCCAATTCACCATCATTCCAATTCTATCCCCAGGCGCAATCCAAGTTCCAGATTCCGCTCCTCGCAAGCGACAATGCCTTCTTAGGAGATGTCTTCTCCAGTGAACAAACATCAGACACGCCGATTTCGTCAGGCTTCTTTAGGCTGAAGAAGGGAGAGCCCTTAACATACACGTACAAGTACGATGAGATGAAAATCTTCCTTGAGGGAGACTACACCATTACCGACGCCGGGGGTCAAACAACTACTGCTCGACCAGGTGACGTGGTATTCTTTCCAAAAGGTGCCACAATTACTTTCACGACATCCGACCACGGTCTAGCCTTCTATGTCGGCCAACGAAAGAAGAACGACTTTTAG